DNA from Musa acuminata AAA Group cultivar baxijiao chromosome BXJ1-5, Cavendish_Baxijiao_AAA, whole genome shotgun sequence:
AAAGGTTTGTTTCCCATCACGGACAAATCTTCACAATCCAACTTACTTTCTATGGAGTAACAACACAAGTCACAAACATACGAAATCTCAAACAAAGAAATTTgaaataatcaagtcatcaaatgtATGGAGCTGTCTTCGACTAAAATACCTTTTGAATTACCCGACAACCATACATTTGAAGGCTGAGAACCAAAACATGTCCATTAAGCTGGTCAGCCAGTTCTCTTCTCTGAGCTGCAGATCCATGCTCAAGAAACTAAAACAAGACCAAATGTAAGCTATTCTGGTATATATGTGTTACATAAATAATTTAAACTTGACAGTTAAACTGTTGAAGAGTCTAATTGCTATACCTTCTGTACGACATAATTGCCAAAAACATCAGTCATCAAAGACAGAGCACGGGGCATGATTTCTTCAAAAACCATGTTTTTCTCTTCGCGTGTAGCTGTTTCAAGTTTCTGCTGTATAAAACGACTTCCATACTggtcaccgctgcacacataCATGAAAAATTAACAATTTCAATTGACACAATGACCATAACATACTCTAAGAAAATTAAAATGCAAACTAATACTTCAGGCCACAGGTAAATGATGGCAAATTTAATTGGCCATTGTAAAGCTGGATCCAAAATGCAACCAGATGTGAACATTTAGTGGGATGATCTGACAATTCATTAGTTGCACAGTCCAATTTAACTTTATAGAAAAAGAAATGATTGCTTACAAAAATTCTAGAAAAATCTTTATTTAACTAAAGTTGATATTTTCTTACTCCATGTTAAATAAACTACAACTAGTTGTAACTATTTTCAAGGCATCTATTTAAGATTCTAATATGAACTTTAGTTAACAATTTGAAATTTATCCAACAATATTGCTAGCTAGACCTCTGTACTGCAGTAAACTAGCTGTTCTGTCAAAAAAAAAGCATATAGACTTGAGAGTAGCATTTGAGTTCGAAATACCTAAACTCAACCACGTGGCCAGCAATCTCAGCAAGTTCAAAGCATCTGGTCTTATTGTTCTTGAACTCCTCTAAAAGTGAGGAAGGAAAATGTTCATCCATGTTACGAGTGGGATCAAAATGCCAAGCTCCCATGATACCTCCATTCAGATTTCTCAACCCGTAAGGAAACTGCATGGAGCGCTCACCAAGCCTAAGAGGGCTGCCAGGTCCAACTGGGGAATCAATTTGTCCTGCTAAAGGGCTTCCTGGATATGCTAAACCCAGGCCAAAAGCAGGATTGGCATAGTAACCCTGATTCAGAGACCCAGATTTCCCAAGAAGAGGGATGCCATACTGTTTCTGTGATTGAAGTAATGATTCAATGTGAGCTTTCTGGATACCAGGTAAATCTGCACAAGAGTTGCCTGTGTAACCCCTCTCCATGGAAGAATCACCATAGGTAGCAGCAACTTGTGCAGTATATTCAGCAGCCCTAATATGCTGAACATAAAGAGGGTCATTAAGTTGTGCTCGGACAGCTGCTACTGCTGATTGATTACCAATTTGACTGATATTTTGCAAGTCCATTAGGCCAGCTAAACTTGGTGGTGCAAAAATACCACTTCCAAAAGCCCCAGTGTCCATAGCAAGAGATGCAATTGCTGAAGCAGAGGCAGCGCTTCCTAATAAAGGATTCATGGTTCCTGTGCCAATCTGATTCTGCAGGATTGAAGGAAATGAAGGATTAACAGCATAAGCACTCAATCCACTTCCAGAAAAAGCTGTGTCTACACTCTCAAGGTTCTGATAGTAACCAGATGAACCACCAGGACTAGCAACCAGAGGTAAAGGTGCTTTCACATATGAATTGGCAGACGACATAGTGGATCTGTGTGGTTCGCTTGGATCATTGACTCTCAAGCTTGAATTTCTTGCCTCCATCTTACATCCAGCAGTGGAATCAGTGTACGAAGACTTCAACGAATGTGGAGGAGAGGAAACTCTAAAAGAATGTGGATCGGAGTTCTTCATGATAGAGCGTGTTTCTTGATTGGCTAGagaatcaaaaaaaaatttccggTGATCATCCAACTCACTTTGAAGCTCCGATTGAGATACATTTGCAGCAGTTACTGCACCATCAGTTGACAAGCTAAAATGTGATAATGCAGCTATAAGGTCATCAGATTCAACTGTAGCCGATAGATTGACTTTGTCTTTGTGGCCATCGGCACCAACGCTCAGACCAAAAGGTGACGAACAAGGACTAGGGGCCCTTGCAACCAGCTGAGGGTCAGGAGTGGTGCTTTTCTCAAGGGATGGACCTTCAACAGCTGCAAAACCATGTGGAAGTCCATTGATGCACTGGACGTATTCACCAGTTTGCTGCCTGCCTAAAGCTAAGACTTGATTGTTTAAAGAAAACTGGGAATCAGCAGAACTTAATGCTTCAAGACTATTTGCATATGCATTACGACTTTGCGGGCGTGATGGATGGTTTGATATGGGAGTTCTGCTCCCAAAGTCATCCTGAGAAAAATAACAGCAATATAACCAGAAGTATAAGTTGATCTATGATTCACACTGTCCATAAAAAAATGAAGTGAAAAAAGGcaagaagaaaggagaaagatTTGACCAATTACAAATCCTAGGACAAAATAAATGAATGaaaatcatgaacatatgcaactGCAAACTGCAACAAATAGATCTAGCACCTTACATATGCAACTGCAAACTGCAAAACCTTGAACAAGTAATGCATGATGACATAGGAGAAATGCTAGCAAACACAATAGATCTAGCACCTTCCAAATTATATGCACTTGCAAAAAATTGAGATTGCATAAGCAGCAATAGTGAAAAATCATGCCAAGTGCTGGAACAGCTTTTTTGTTTCAAAAAAAATACCAGCTATCAATGAATCATAATACATAATGTGAACAAAGATAAAGACCAGTCACATTAAAAACTTCTGTTTACAACAACTCCAAATGGCACAGTTGTAATAAGTTTAGTTAAATTttcaattcaaaattttaattaataatcatTAATTGCTAGTGATATTACCTGGTTCAAGTTTCAGGAGATTTGGGATTGGGTTTAAACTAAATTCGGCCTCCTGGTGAACTTACTAACACATTCAAATCACTGATAGTATCATCCACATAACATACATAATGTTTTTGGACTGCTTTGCAACAATAACAACCAAGTTGTATGTCACTTGTAATCTGTCTCAAATAACGGACAATTTTAGACATCACAACGGGCAATTGTATTCGCTAATTCCATGTCCACTAAACACACTCCCAATCATTTTCCAGGAATCCAGCAGCATGGTATCTGATGAATACCGCAGTCTTATGGAGAATCATATTGGTCAAATGCCCAGACTAATATACATCGGAGCATAAAGGTAGCTGCACCTAATTTGAGATTCTTCACCAAAGGATCCTTCGTTTATAACCAAGACATGAAAGATCACTTCGGTAAAAGCTCATGCCTTGTTAATTTTAGAGCAGGAGAATATGCGCTGTAAGCCAAAAGAAATGATATGTGGTGGAAAAGTTGCAACGTATGGtaagaaggaaagaagaagaaaaacgaAATTTGGGATGCTAGAAATCACCTGAAGGACATCAGCAAAGCTCTTCTGCCGACTGAGTGAAAGCCCGATCAACCCATCTCCACCATTATCCCGCCAATTCCCCGAGCAAGGGGCCTTCCTGGACTCCACAGCATGCTCCTGTGAATTAAACAGTGGCTGCTGGGAGAAAAGAGACATATCGACCTGTTCACCCCAACGGTTCGATTTCCTTCTATCTCCAATCCCCTCAAGAACCGATCTCCCCGCCTGAAGCCTATGTGTCGACCTCCAGTCCTCTTTGGACAGCACCGGCGGTGGGAGCCGGGGATTCAGATTCACATGAGTATAGTAGTAAGAGAGGTAAGTCGGATTAGAACGGAGCTCCTCCTCGGATAAGAAACTATCTCCATTCTTCGGCTCCGACATATTCGGCACACCGGCGCCAACCTCCAGGCCAAAGAGCCCTCCGACGGCACTCAGGGACCCCTCCACGGTGGGAGGGGCGGAGCCGCTCCGAAAGATATTCAGCTCCCTCTCTCGATCGATCGCCTCTTGCCTCCTCTGCTCCCGAAGCAGCATCCCCAGTTCCTCCAAATCATCGCCGCCAAACCCATCCCCTCCGCTTCCGATCACAGAACGAACTCCCATCTCCGGCAGCACCGTCACAGGTATCTCATTGGCCAGTGCAAGAACACAAAGAAAGATAGAACTAAACCTAAAAACCAACCGACGGGGAATAAAGAGCCAAAAAGACAAACTTTATCAGCTCCATGCCTCGAAAACCCAAAACCACTACGACTTGGAAAAAATATTTGATCTTTCACCATTTAAAGTAGTCTTAACGATATGTTTCGATCGGAAAACCTCACATCCCAACCCCGGCAACGGGAAACCCGTAGTAGGCATAGTGATTCCTGGACGCGTCCGGCAGGGCCAACGCCATATTTTCGTAAGGAATCCGAGAGACCAGGACAAAAAAGCTGCGATCTTTACAACTCCGAGCTAAAGGCGATCGCTGATCGGCGATCCATTAAGCCAATTCCCATAGAGAAAACACCGGGATACACAACACGAGCCTCCCAGAGTCGGGAACGGTGACGAGCAGCGTCGAGATGGAAGCGAAAGGGGGGGGAGAGTGGGAGGAGACTGATAAAGCACAAAATGAAAACGATTCTGACCGTCTGATCCTGATGCGAACGGCCTCGATCGGACGAGGCGCACGCGAGAGCGTTTAGGGTTTTTATTGCAAATATTTAATGTGGAAATGCGCTGAATCTATCGCGGctttaaaatatacatatatttcGTCGGACATCGGCATGCGATGGAtagctttttttattattttatccatAGAAAGTGTTGAAACTATTTTTCTAAAAAACAAAATCTGCATTTTAGTAtaccttcttttatttttttttttcaa
Protein-coding regions in this window:
- the LOC103986108 gene encoding pumilio homolog 3 isoform X1 encodes the protein MGVRSVIGSGGDGFGGDDLEELGMLLREQRRQEAIDRERELNIFRSGSAPPTVEGSLSAVGGLFGLEVGAGVPNMSEPKNGDSFLSEEELRSNPTYLSYYYTHVNLNPRLPPPVLSKEDWRSTHRLQAGRSVLEGIGDRRKSNRWGEQVDMSLFSQQPLFNSQEHAVESRKAPCSGNWRDNGGDGLIGLSLSRQKSFADVLQDDFGSRTPISNHPSRPQSRNAYANSLEALSSADSQFSLNNQVLALGRQQTGEYVQCINGLPHGFAAVEGPSLEKSTTPDPQLVARAPSPCSSPFGLSVGADGHKDKVNLSATVESDDLIAALSHFSLSTDGAVTAANVSQSELQSELDDHRKFFFDSLANQETRSIMKNSDPHSFRVSSPPHSLKSSYTDSTAGCKMEARNSSLRVNDPSEPHRSTMSSANSYVKAPLPLVASPGGSSGYYQNLESVDTAFSGSGLSAYAVNPSFPSILQNQIGTGTMNPLLGSAASASAIASLAMDTGAFGSGIFAPPSLAGLMDLQNISQIGNQSAVAAVRAQLNDPLYVQHIRAAEYTAQVAATYGDSSMERGYTGNSCADLPGIQKAHIESLLQSQKQYGIPLLGKSGSLNQGYYANPAFGLGLAYPGSPLAGQIDSPVGPGSPLRLGERSMQFPYGLRNLNGGIMGAWHFDPTRNMDEHFPSSLLEEFKNNKTRCFELAEIAGHVVEFSGDQYGSRFIQQKLETATREEKNMVFEEIMPRALSLMTDVFGNYVVQKFLEHGSAAQRRELADQLNGHVLVLSLQMYGCRVIQKAIEVADLDQKKKMVLELDGHIMRCVRDQNGNHVIQKCIECVPQDAIQFIISTFYDQVVTLSTHPYGCRVIQRVLEYCDDNKTQQIVMGEILQSVCLLAQNQYGNYVVQHVLEHGKPSERSCIIKKLAGQIVQMSLQKFASNVVEKCLTFGSLEERQILVNEMLGSTDENEPLQAMMKDQFANYVVQKVLETCDDQQRELILSRIKVHLNALKKYTYGKHIVARVEKLVAAGERRLGLQSQQHASSMARG
- the LOC103986108 gene encoding pumilio homolog 1 isoform X2: MGVRSVIGSGGDGFGGDDLEELGMLLREQRRQEAIDRERELNIFRSGSAPPTVEGSLSAVGGLFGLEVGAGVPNMSEPKNGDSFLSEEELRSNPTYLSYYYTHVNLNPRLPPPVLSKEDWRSTHRLQAGRSVLEGIGDRRKSNRWGEQVDMSLFSQQPLFNSQEHAVESRKAPCSGNWRDNGGDGLIGLSLSRQKSFADVLQDDFGSRTPISNHPSRPQSRNAYANSLEALSSADSQFSLNNQVLALGRQQTGEYVQCINGLPHGFAAVEGPSLEKSTTPDPQLVARAPSPCSSPFGLSVGADGHKDKVNLSATVESDDLIAALSHFSLSTDGAVTAANVSQSELQSELDDHRKFFFDSLANQETRSIMKNSDPHSFRVSSPPHSLKSSYTDSTAGCKMEARNSSLRVNDPSEPHRSTMSSANSYVKAPLPLVASPGGSSGYYQNLESVDTAFSGSGLSAYAVNPSFPSILQNQIGTGTMNPLLGSAASASAIASLAMDTGAFGSGIFAPPSLAGLMDLQNISQIGNQSAVAAVRAQLNDPLYVQHIRAAEYTAQVAATYGDSSMERGYTGNSCADLPGIQKAHIESLLQSQKQYGIPLLGKSGSLNQGYYANPAFGLGLAYPGSPLAGQIDSPVGPGSPLRLGERSMQFPYGLRNLNGGIMGAWHFDPTRNMDEHFPSSLLEEFKNNKTRCFELAEIAGHVVEFSGDQYGSRFIQQKLETATREEKNMVFEEIMPRALSLMTDVFGNYVVQKFLEHGSAAQRRELADQLNGHVLVLSLQMYGCRVIQKAIEVADLDQKKKMVLELDGHIMRCVRDQNGNHVIQKCIECVPQDAIQFIISTFYDQVVTLSTHPYGCRVIQRVLEYCDDNKTQQIVMGEILQSVCLLAQNQYGNYVVQHVLEHGKPSERSCIIKKLAGQIVQMSLQKFASNVVEKCLTFGSLEERQILVNEMLGSTDENEPLQKGGLDCRASSMPRPWHEDDIVLLPRLV